Proteins encoded by one window of Methanobacterium sp. CWC-01:
- a CDS encoding PAS domain S-box protein, whose translation MNDHKKKTPKNLEKLNDSLLGTDEKYTALFNSNPTYNFIISLDGNIIDLNEQAAQISSTRDDIIGKNFTELEHIFGEGEDPNKYKEILSLFLAGIDVEPVEIKIKDKSGSNRWLELYPSLLEKEGEPVLVQIVAQDVTARKEAEMQLEFQSYILKNVLEPVVVTDLEGNITYWNQAAESTFGYPSEEMKGHSIAIIFPNIDEEGLLKILDYQARSKGSVEYQCQKKTGPLLWMQISTNPQLDYKGDVLGYINVFNDITSIKKAEEELKESLSEKEMLLGEINKRLKNYMQMIAGLLELQSIYLENVEGSATLHEGQNRLKAMLLIHEGLSKSDDLALIDFTRFVKKLKKQLMDIYDLEDDQVNLKTRLDGIMLDIDTAIPCGLIVNELLTQSFKNAANDRSLDMNLTLGLDSSGHYKLRYEDTSEGLSGGLITKNGDSVIILRTLVNQIEGDIQISPNQPVVEISWFNPEYLELL comes from the coding sequence ATGAACGACCACAAGAAAAAAACCCCAAAAAACCTGGAAAAACTAAATGATTCATTGCTGGGAACTGATGAAAAATACACGGCACTTTTTAACTCTAATCCTACCTACAACTTCATAATTAGCTTGGATGGAAATATCATCGATCTTAATGAACAAGCGGCCCAAATCAGTTCCACTAGAGACGATATAATTGGCAAAAATTTCACAGAGCTGGAACATATTTTTGGAGAAGGAGAGGATCCTAACAAATACAAGGAGATATTATCCTTATTCCTGGCAGGTATTGATGTAGAACCAGTTGAAATAAAAATTAAGGATAAGAGTGGTTCTAATAGATGGCTGGAGCTATATCCTTCCCTACTTGAAAAGGAGGGGGAACCGGTTTTGGTACAAATCGTGGCCCAGGATGTGACTGCCAGAAAAGAAGCGGAAATGCAACTGGAATTCCAGAGTTACATCCTGAAAAATGTCCTGGAACCAGTGGTGGTTACTGATCTTGAAGGTAATATAACCTACTGGAACCAGGCTGCCGAATCAACCTTTGGTTATCCTTCCGAAGAGATGAAAGGGCATAGTATTGCCATTATTTTCCCCAACATAGATGAAGAGGGGCTTCTAAAGATTTTAGATTACCAGGCTAGAAGTAAAGGAAGTGTTGAGTATCAGTGCCAGAAAAAAACCGGCCCTCTTCTATGGATGCAGATCAGCACCAATCCTCAGCTAGACTATAAAGGGGATGTTTTAGGTTATATAAACGTTTTTAATGATATAACATCTATAAAAAAGGCTGAAGAAGAATTAAAAGAATCTTTAAGCGAAAAAGAGATGTTACTTGGTGAGATAAATAAACGGCTTAAGAACTACATGCAGATGATAGCCGGTCTTCTCGAATTACAATCCATCTATCTGGAAAATGTAGAGGGTAGTGCAACTCTTCATGAAGGACAAAACAGGCTAAAGGCCATGTTATTAATCCACGAAGGACTTTCCAAGTCTGATGATCTGGCCCTAATCGACTTCACCCGATTCGTCAAGAAACTTAAAAAACAGTTAATGGACATCTATGACCTGGAGGATGATCAGGTAAATCTAAAAACCAGGTTAGATGGTATAATGCTCGACATAGACACTGCCATACCCTGTGGACTCATCGTTAATGAACTTTTAACTCAGTCATTTAAGAATGCTGCCAATGATAGGTCTCTGGATATGAATCTAACTTTAGGACTCGACAGCTCGGGACATTATAAATTAAGATATGAAGATACTTCTGAAGGTCTCTCCGGAGGACTAATCACCAAGAATGGTGATAGCGTGATTATTCTGCGAACTCTGGTGAATCAAATCGAAGGAGATATTCAAATATCTCCCAACCAGCCAGTGGTGGAAATTTCCTGGTTCAATCCAGAATATTTGGAGCTTTTATAA
- a CDS encoding helix-turn-helix transcriptional regulator gives MDHMFELYEQVKDDVKFFIASDVRAKIIISLKDGSKNLADLRKDIHLSSSTILHGMSQLEEKNLIFRESGNYSLSQKGEIAAYKLIDLVKSVYSLNKLQSLFLHHDITAIPTTLFKDIGCLENSLIIKATETDIMKPQDVRLAMISKSNNIKHLSSVFDLSTTQIFLNALEKGGKVELILTNGIMEKFVETIDKQALQKWVKKGSLKLMKLDDDVKISLTIGDDFMTMGLFSTSGAYDLNVALISQEKDALSWGESLYEYHLQKTSKQPL, from the coding sequence ATGGATCACATGTTTGAACTTTACGAGCAGGTTAAGGACGATGTGAAGTTCTTTATAGCCTCGGATGTTCGTGCGAAAATAATTATAAGTTTAAAAGATGGCTCTAAAAATCTGGCTGATCTAAGGAAAGACATTCATCTTAGTTCATCCACCATCCTGCATGGTATGAGTCAACTGGAAGAAAAGAATTTAATCTTTCGTGAGTCGGGGAATTACTCTCTCTCACAGAAGGGTGAAATAGCGGCTTATAAATTGATAGATCTTGTTAAATCAGTTTATTCGCTAAATAAATTGCAGAGTTTATTTTTACATCATGATATAACTGCAATTCCCACCACCCTTTTCAAGGATATTGGTTGTCTGGAGAATTCATTAATTATCAAGGCCACTGAAACTGACATCATGAAGCCCCAGGACGTCAGGCTGGCAATGATATCTAAAAGTAACAATATTAAACATCTATCCTCAGTTTTTGATCTTTCAACCACCCAAATATTTTTAAACGCCCTTGAAAAGGGCGGAAAGGTTGAACTGATTCTAACCAATGGCATAATGGAAAAATTCGTGGAAACCATTGATAAACAGGCCCTTCAGAAGTGGGTTAAAAAGGGCAGTCTCAAATTAATGAAACTGGATGATGATGTCAAGATATCATTAACCATTGGAGACGATTTCATGACCATGGGCTTATTTTCAACCAGTGGGGCTTACGACCTTAATGTAGCTCTTATAAGTCAAGAAAAGGATGCATTATCATGGGGGGAATCTCTTTACGAGTACCACCTCCAAAAAACCTCAAAACAACCTTTATAA
- a CDS encoding ferredoxin-thioredoxin reductase catalytic domain-containing protein, producing MSSEEVEKYYQDLKKEIEESGYHFSPDEEFVRELLESILTNKDRYGYEACPCRLASGNKEEDLDIICPCDYRDPDLGEYDACYCGLYVSEKIVKGEKKFTPIPERRPGPDERAKAMEVIRDFKSDLKFPVWRCRVCGYLCARYKPPEICPICKVGKERFERFM from the coding sequence GTGAGTTCTGAAGAAGTTGAGAAATATTATCAGGACCTAAAAAAGGAGATAGAAGAATCAGGTTACCACTTCAGCCCGGATGAGGAATTCGTCAGGGAACTTCTTGAAAGTATTCTCACTAACAAAGATCGCTATGGATATGAAGCCTGCCCCTGTCGCCTGGCTTCTGGCAACAAAGAAGAGGACCTGGATATAATATGTCCCTGTGACTATCGAGATCCCGACCTGGGAGAATATGATGCCTGTTACTGTGGTTTATACGTCTCCGAAAAAATAGTGAAGGGTGAGAAGAAATTCACTCCCATACCAGAACGACGACCCGGCCCAGATGAACGGGCCAAGGCCATGGAGGTGATAAGAGATTTTAAATCAGATTTAAAATTTCCTGTTTGGCGCTGTCGAGTTTGTGGATATCTATGTGCCCGGTATAAACCTCCAGAAATATGTCCCATCTGTAAAGTTGGAAAGGAACGTTTTGAGAGATTCATGTAA
- a CDS encoding glutaredoxin family protein: MDLQHVNGENKGKLVLFALSTCGWCNKTRMLIEELGAEYDYIYVDLLQGADRNEAVEALKIWNPQLSFPTLVINDQECIVGFDQDKIREIIG; encoded by the coding sequence ATGGATCTTCAGCATGTTAATGGGGAAAATAAAGGTAAACTTGTTTTATTTGCGTTGAGTACCTGCGGCTGGTGTAATAAAACCAGGATGCTCATCGAGGAATTAGGTGCTGAGTACGATTATATTTATGTGGATCTTCTACAGGGTGCTGATCGAAATGAGGCAGTAGAAGCTCTTAAAATCTGGAATCCACAATTATCTTTCCCCACTTTGGTCATTAATGACCAGGAATGTATAGTGGGATTTGACCAGGATAAAATCAGGGAGATTATAGGGTGA
- the thiC gene encoding phosphomethylpyrimidine synthase — translation MTQMEQARKGQLTDQIRKIADIEGISSQKLLKRVATGKIVIPCNINRYTSPLGVGKGLTTKINANVGSSPELEDPQQEVKKALLAVEYGAHTVMDLSTGPRFREVRRAIMDATKAPIGTVPIYQAGIIASKNKGAVVDMDEDDMFSAIEEQAREGVDFMTIHCGITRDTVEKTQKSKRTMGIVSRGGAFLAAWIIHNQQENPLFQNYDYLLEIAREHDVTISLGDGLRPGCLADASDIPQMAELNILGELVQRAREAGVQVMVEGPGHVPLNQINANMQIQKTVCKEAPFYVLGPIVTDLAPGYDHITSAIGGAIAASSGADFLCYVTPAEHLSIPNLHEVKEGVIASRIAAQAADVALGIDSAWDHEMKMAHARKNFNWDKQFRLAFDPEKPRKCRERNASSTRDMCTMCGEFCALRMVRDNL, via the coding sequence TTGACACAGATGGAACAAGCCAGAAAAGGCCAGTTAACCGATCAAATCCGAAAAATTGCAGATATAGAAGGTATAAGTTCCCAAAAATTGCTAAAAAGAGTTGCAACTGGAAAAATAGTCATCCCCTGTAACATTAACCGTTATACATCTCCCCTGGGTGTTGGTAAAGGACTAACCACCAAGATCAATGCCAATGTGGGTTCTTCTCCAGAATTGGAGGACCCCCAGCAGGAGGTGAAAAAGGCTCTCCTGGCCGTGGAATACGGGGCCCATACCGTAATGGATCTGAGCACCGGTCCCCGATTTAGAGAAGTAAGACGAGCCATAATGGATGCTACTAAAGCTCCCATTGGCACCGTACCCATATATCAGGCCGGTATAATCGCTTCTAAAAATAAAGGGGCGGTGGTTGACATGGATGAGGATGATATGTTTTCGGCCATTGAAGAACAGGCTCGTGAAGGAGTGGACTTCATGACCATTCACTGCGGGATCACCCGGGACACCGTGGAGAAGACTCAAAAGTCAAAAAGGACCATGGGTATTGTTAGTAGGGGAGGGGCCTTTCTTGCAGCTTGGATAATCCACAATCAACAAGAAAATCCTCTTTTTCAAAATTATGATTATCTACTGGAAATTGCACGAGAGCACGATGTTACCATCTCACTGGGGGATGGTTTACGCCCGGGATGTCTGGCTGATGCTTCCGACATCCCCCAAATGGCAGAACTGAATATTCTGGGGGAATTAGTCCAGCGCGCACGTGAGGCAGGTGTGCAGGTGATGGTGGAAGGTCCAGGGCACGTTCCCCTAAATCAAATAAATGCCAACATGCAGATTCAGAAAACAGTCTGTAAAGAGGCACCTTTTTATGTTTTGGGCCCTATTGTAACAGATCTGGCCCCTGGTTATGACCATATAACTTCTGCCATAGGTGGTGCTATTGCAGCTAGTTCTGGCGCTGATTTTCTCTGCTACGTAACCCCAGCCGAACATCTGTCCATTCCCAACCTCCATGAAGTTAAAGAAGGAGTAATAGCTTCTAGAATTGCTGCACAGGCAGCGGATGTGGCGTTGGGAATTGATAGTGCCTGGGATCATGAAATGAAAATGGCCCATGCCCGAAAAAACTTCAACTGGGATAAACAGTTTCGATTGGCATTTGATCCGGAGAAGCCTAGAAAATGCAGGGAGAGGAACGCATCGTCAACTAGAGACATGTGTACCATGTGTGGGGAGTTCTGTGCCCTGCGAATGGTGAGAGATAACCTTTAA
- a CDS encoding HPP family protein: protein MIEKLLAQDIMIQEVQVTSPHDLVAAAKLKMMRCNVGGLPVVDEKKLVGIITHRDILLAGGEALGLKVDDLMSKDLKVVEKETPIMDITRIMADKGYQRIPVVDDGNLIGLITQSSLIRALAGLDDDPNSHSKY from the coding sequence ATGATAGAGAAGCTTCTGGCCCAGGATATCATGATCCAGGAAGTACAGGTAACATCTCCCCATGACTTGGTAGCTGCAGCCAAGCTCAAAATGATGCGCTGCAACGTGGGGGGGCTTCCAGTGGTTGATGAAAAAAAATTAGTGGGCATTATAACTCATCGGGATATATTATTGGCCGGCGGCGAAGCCCTGGGACTTAAGGTTGATGATCTGATGAGTAAGGATCTTAAAGTAGTGGAAAAAGAAACACCCATCATGGATATTACCCGCATAATGGCTGATAAAGGTTATCAGAGGATACCAGTGGTTGATGATGGAAATTTAATTGGACTTATAACCCAAAGCTCCCTGATAAGGGCCCTGGCCGGCCTGGATGATGATCCCAATTCTCACAGTAAATACTAA
- a CDS encoding methanogenesis marker 8 protein — translation MDEHVMEALGRARIVIKNGRVVEVGDPQIKYCPLFHKYRGIEKIDPQAIEENMNFRIEDFGMCTPQRKLKMNDFLSFGISETLGTLLEEDMIECAVIVCEGCGTVIIEDPELIQGIGGRISGIISTSPIPEIINVLGADKVLDTKNAEINQVNGVLKAIKQGYHKITVTVASAADARELREIERENPGVDIYIFAVHTTGIRRDEAAELFKHADVITSCASKHLRELANQNQVFSVGASIPIYAATDNGEKFLKIRIEKIGGLKEKKNPRIPDPLI, via the coding sequence GTGGATGAACATGTAATGGAAGCCCTAGGAAGGGCCCGAATTGTCATAAAAAACGGCAGAGTGGTGGAGGTGGGAGATCCACAAATCAAATACTGCCCTCTTTTCCACAAGTACCGGGGAATAGAGAAAATAGATCCTCAGGCCATAGAAGAGAATATGAACTTCCGGATAGAGGACTTTGGAATGTGCACCCCGCAGCGAAAACTAAAAATGAATGATTTTCTGTCCTTTGGTATTTCCGAGACTCTGGGCACACTTCTCGAGGAAGATATGATTGAATGTGCGGTTATCGTGTGCGAAGGCTGTGGCACGGTAATAATCGAAGATCCGGAGTTAATCCAGGGTATTGGCGGTCGGATATCTGGAATCATCAGCACTTCCCCCATTCCAGAGATCATCAACGTATTGGGCGCGGATAAAGTATTAGATACCAAGAATGCTGAAATAAACCAGGTTAATGGGGTTTTAAAAGCCATCAAACAGGGTTACCATAAAATTACCGTTACCGTGGCCAGCGCTGCCGACGCTCGGGAGTTAAGAGAGATTGAAAGGGAAAATCCGGGAGTTGATATCTATATATTTGCAGTGCACACCACCGGTATTCGCAGAGATGAAGCGGCAGAGCTTTTTAAACATGCCGACGTAATCACCAGCTGCGCTTCTAAACATCTACGAGAACTGGCGAACCAGAACCAAGTATTTTCGGTGGGTGCTTCCATACCCATCTACGCTGCCACTGATAATGGTGAGAAGTTCCTTAAAATTAGAATTGAAAAGATAGGGGGATTAAAGGAAAAAAAGAACCCCAGAATACCTGATCCATTGATTTAG